The following are encoded in a window of Streptomyces sp. Go-475 genomic DNA:
- a CDS encoding efflux RND transporter permease subunit has product MSWLSRFSLAQRALIGLMSIIALVFGAIAIPQLKQQLLPTIELPMVSVLAPYQGASPDVVEKQVVEPIEDSLEAVDGISGVTSTASEGNAVIMASFDYGNGTEQLIADVQQAVNRARAQLPDDVDPQVVAGSTDDMPTVVLAVTSDRDQQALADQLDTTVVPELKSIDGVGQVTVDGVRDLQVTVTPDEAKLAKAGLTSQSLSQALQAGGATVPAGSFDEGGANRTVRVGGGFTSLKQIQDLMVTGEPGKGKPVRLGDVATVKQQEAPADSITRTDGRPSLSVAVTMDRDGSAVAISDAVRDKLPDLREDLGSGASLTVVSDQGPAVSKSIKGLTTEGALGLLFAVLVILVFLASIRSTLVTAVSIPLSVVLALIVLWTRDLSLNVLTLGALTIAIGRVVDDSIVVLENIKRHLGYGEERHSAILNAVREVAGAVTSSTLTTVAVFLPIGLVGGMVGELFGSFSLTVTAALLASLLVSLTVVPVLSYWFLRPPKGTPEDADEARRLAEEKEAKSRLQRIYVPVLRFATRRRLTSVAIAIVVLVGTFGMAPLLKTNFFDQGEVEVLTVKQELKPGTSLAATDAQAKKVEELLSGTKGVKDYQVTVGSSGFMAAFGGGTDTNQASYQVMLDDSASAEDVQDRIEKGLAGLKGIGTTTIAAGDGFGAQDLSVVVKAADAEVLRTAAEEVRKTVASLDDVTDVTSDLSQSVPRISVRANDKAAAAGFDDQSLGAVVAQAVRGTPAAKAVLDDTERDVVIRSAKPAQTLKQLQDLRVGAAKLGDIATVKLVDGPVSMTRIDGQRAATITAKPTGDNTGAVSTQLQSKINGLKLPDGATASIGGVSEDQDEAFANLGLAMLAAIAIVFMLLVGTFRSLVQPLILLVSIPFAATGAIGLLVATGTPMGVPAMIGMLMLIGIVVTNAIVLIDLINQYRKQGYGVVEAVVEGGRHRLRPILMTALATIFALLPMALGITGEGGFIAQPLAVVVIGGLVTSTLLTLLLVPTLYAMLELRKERRAKKRAAKKGLPAQRTDAAEPEPAGV; this is encoded by the coding sequence ATGTCCTGGCTGTCGAGATTCAGCCTCGCGCAACGGGCCCTGATAGGGCTGATGTCGATCATCGCGCTCGTCTTCGGAGCGATCGCGATACCCCAGCTCAAGCAGCAACTGCTGCCCACCATCGAACTGCCCATGGTGTCCGTGCTGGCGCCGTACCAGGGCGCGTCCCCGGACGTGGTCGAGAAGCAGGTCGTCGAACCCATCGAGGACAGCCTCGAAGCCGTCGACGGCATCAGCGGCGTCACCTCCACCGCCAGCGAGGGCAACGCCGTGATCATGGCGTCCTTCGACTACGGCAACGGCACCGAGCAGCTGATCGCCGACGTCCAGCAGGCCGTCAACCGGGCCCGCGCCCAGCTCCCGGACGACGTGGACCCGCAGGTCGTCGCCGGTTCGACGGACGACATGCCGACCGTCGTCCTCGCCGTCACCTCCGACCGGGACCAGCAGGCCCTGGCCGACCAGCTCGACACGACCGTCGTGCCGGAGCTGAAGAGCATCGACGGCGTCGGCCAGGTCACCGTCGACGGAGTGCGCGACCTCCAGGTCACCGTCACGCCCGACGAGGCGAAGCTGGCGAAGGCCGGGCTGACCTCGCAGTCCCTCTCCCAGGCGCTCCAGGCCGGCGGCGCGACCGTCCCGGCCGGCTCCTTCGACGAGGGCGGCGCCAACCGCACCGTCCGGGTCGGCGGCGGCTTCACCTCGCTGAAGCAGATCCAGGACCTGATGGTCACGGGCGAGCCCGGCAAGGGCAAGCCGGTGCGCCTCGGCGACGTCGCCACCGTGAAGCAGCAGGAGGCCCCGGCCGACTCCATCACCCGCACCGACGGCAGGCCCAGCCTCTCCGTCGCCGTCACCATGGACCGCGACGGCAGCGCGGTCGCGATCTCCGACGCCGTCCGGGACAAGCTGCCCGACCTGCGCGAGGACCTCGGCTCCGGTGCCAGTCTCACGGTCGTCAGCGACCAGGGCCCGGCCGTGTCCAAGTCCATCAAGGGCCTGACCACCGAGGGCGCGCTCGGTCTGCTCTTCGCGGTCCTGGTGATCCTCGTCTTCCTCGCCTCGATCCGCTCCACCCTCGTGACGGCGGTGTCCATCCCGCTGTCCGTGGTCCTCGCCCTGATCGTGCTGTGGACCCGCGACCTGTCGCTGAACGTCCTCACGCTGGGCGCCCTGACCATCGCCATCGGCCGGGTCGTCGACGACTCGATCGTGGTCCTGGAGAACATCAAGCGCCACCTCGGCTACGGCGAGGAGCGCCACTCGGCCATCCTCAACGCGGTGCGCGAGGTCGCGGGCGCGGTGACGTCCTCCACGCTCACCACCGTCGCCGTGTTCCTGCCGATCGGCCTGGTCGGCGGCATGGTCGGCGAGCTGTTCGGCTCGTTCAGCCTCACCGTCACGGCGGCGCTGCTGGCGTCCCTGCTGGTCTCCCTGACGGTCGTACCGGTCCTGTCGTACTGGTTCCTCCGGCCCCCGAAGGGCACCCCGGAGGACGCGGACGAGGCACGCCGGCTCGCCGAGGAGAAGGAGGCCAAGAGCCGCCTGCAGCGCATCTACGTCCCGGTCCTGCGCTTCGCGACCCGCCGCCGCCTCACCAGCGTGGCCATCGCGATCGTCGTCCTGGTCGGCACGTTCGGCATGGCGCCGCTGCTGAAGACCAACTTCTTCGACCAGGGCGAGGTGGAGGTCCTCACCGTCAAGCAGGAGCTGAAGCCCGGCACCAGCCTGGCGGCGACCGACGCCCAGGCGAAGAAGGTCGAGGAGCTGCTCTCCGGCACCAAGGGCGTGAAGGACTACCAGGTCACGGTCGGCTCGTCCGGCTTCATGGCCGCCTTCGGCGGCGGCACGGACACCAACCAGGCCTCCTACCAGGTGATGCTCGACGACTCGGCGTCGGCCGAGGACGTCCAGGACCGCATCGAGAAGGGCCTGGCCGGGCTGAAGGGCATCGGCACCACCACCATCGCCGCCGGCGACGGGTTCGGCGCCCAGGACCTCAGCGTGGTCGTGAAGGCCGCCGACGCCGAGGTGCTGCGGACGGCCGCCGAGGAGGTCCGCAAGACGGTCGCCTCGCTCGACGACGTCACCGACGTCACCAGCGACCTGTCGCAGAGCGTGCCGCGCATCTCGGTCAGGGCCAACGACAAGGCGGCCGCGGCCGGCTTCGACGACCAGAGCCTCGGCGCCGTCGTCGCCCAGGCGGTGCGCGGCACCCCGGCGGCCAAGGCCGTCCTGGACGACACCGAGCGGGACGTCGTCATCCGCTCGGCGAAGCCCGCGCAGACCCTGAAGCAGCTCCAGGACCTGCGCGTCGGCGCGGCGAAGCTGGGTGACATCGCGACCGTGAAGCTGGTCGACGGCCCGGTGTCCATGACCCGCATCGACGGCCAGCGCGCCGCCACCATCACCGCGAAGCCGACCGGCGACAACACCGGCGCGGTCAGCACCCAGCTCCAGTCCAAGATCAACGGACTGAAGCTCCCCGACGGCGCCACGGCGTCGATCGGCGGTGTCTCCGAGGACCAGGACGAGGCGTTCGCCAACCTGGGCCTGGCCATGCTGGCGGCCATCGCGATCGTCTTCATGCTGCTGGTCGGCACCTTCCGGTCCCTGGTCCAGCCGCTGATCCTGCTGGTCTCGATCCCGTTCGCGGCCACCGGCGCGATCGGCCTGCTGGTCGCGACCGGCACCCCGATGGGCGTCCCGGCGATGATCGGCATGCTGATGCTGATCGGCATCGTGGTGACGAACGCGATCGTGCTGATCGACCTGATCAACCAGTACCGCAAGCAGGGCTACGGCGTCGTCGAGGCCGTGGTCGAGGGCGGCCGGCACCGTCTGCGGCCCATCCTCATGACGGCCCTGGCGACGATCTTCGCCCTGCTCCCGATGGCCCTCGGCATCACCGGCGAGGGCGGCTTCATCGCCCAGCCGCTGGCCGTGGTCGTGATCGGCGGCCTGGTGACGTCGACCCTGCTCACCCTGCTGCTGGTGCCGACGCTGTACGCGATGCTCGAACTCCGCAAGGAGCGCCGGGCGAAGAAGCGCGCGGCGAAGAAGGGCCTCCCGGCCCAGCGGACGGACGCGGCGGAGCCGGAGCCCGCGGGCGTGTGA
- a CDS encoding iron-sulfur cluster assembly accessory protein → MSVSDETSTVTDGIILTDAAASKVKALLDQEGRDDLALRVAVQPGGCSGLRYQLFFDERSLDGDVEKDFGGVKVVTDRMSAPYLGGATIDFVDTIEKQGFTIDNPNATGSCACGDSFS, encoded by the coding sequence ATGTCCGTATCGGACGAGACCAGCACCGTCACCGACGGCATCATCCTGACCGACGCCGCCGCGTCCAAGGTCAAGGCGCTGCTCGACCAGGAAGGCCGCGACGACCTCGCGCTGCGCGTCGCCGTCCAGCCCGGCGGCTGCTCCGGCCTGCGCTACCAGCTCTTCTTCGACGAGCGTTCCCTCGACGGCGACGTCGAGAAGGACTTCGGCGGTGTGAAGGTGGTCACCGACCGCATGAGCGCCCCGTACCTGGGCGGCGCCACGATCGACTTCGTGGACACCATCGAGAAGCAGGGCTTCACGATCGACAACCCGAACGCGACCGGCTCCTGCGCCTGCGGCGACTCCTTCAGCTGA
- a CDS encoding carbohydrate kinase family protein, whose protein sequence is MRIAVTGSIATDHLMTFPGRFADQLVADQLHTVSLSFLVDKLDVRRGGVAANIAFGMGQLGTRPILVGAAGADFDEYRAWLERHGVDTDSVRISDTLHTARFVCTTDADHNQIGSFYTGAMSEARLIELKTVADRVGGLDLVSIGADDPEAMLRHTEECRSRSIPFAADFSQQIARMDGEEIRILLDGATYLFSNEYEKGLIESKTGWSDAEILSRVGHRVTTLGARGVRIERAGEDPIEVGTPDEERKADPTGVGDAFRAGFLSGLAWGVSLERAAQVGCMLATLVIETVGTQEYQLRRGHFMERFTKAYGDEAAAEVQAHLS, encoded by the coding sequence GTGCGCATCGCAGTCACCGGCTCCATCGCCACCGACCACCTCATGACCTTCCCCGGCCGCTTCGCCGACCAGCTCGTAGCGGACCAGCTGCACACGGTCTCGCTGTCGTTCCTGGTCGACAAGCTCGACGTCCGCCGCGGCGGCGTCGCCGCGAACATCGCGTTCGGCATGGGGCAGCTCGGCACCCGCCCGATCCTGGTCGGCGCCGCGGGCGCGGACTTCGACGAGTACCGCGCCTGGCTGGAGCGGCACGGCGTCGACACCGACTCCGTCCGCATCTCCGACACGCTGCACACGGCCCGCTTCGTGTGCACGACCGACGCCGACCACAACCAGATCGGCTCGTTCTACACGGGCGCCATGAGCGAGGCCCGCCTCATCGAGCTGAAGACCGTCGCCGACCGGGTCGGCGGCCTCGACCTGGTCTCCATCGGCGCGGACGACCCGGAGGCCATGCTCCGCCACACCGAGGAGTGCCGCTCCCGGTCCATCCCGTTCGCCGCCGACTTCTCCCAGCAGATCGCCCGCATGGACGGCGAGGAGATCCGCATCCTGCTGGACGGGGCGACGTACCTCTTCTCCAACGAGTACGAGAAGGGCCTCATCGAGTCCAAGACCGGCTGGAGCGACGCCGAGATCCTCTCCCGGGTCGGCCACCGCGTGACCACGCTCGGCGCGCGCGGTGTGCGCATCGAGCGGGCCGGCGAGGACCCGATCGAGGTCGGCACGCCGGACGAGGAGCGCAAGGCCGACCCGACCGGTGTCGGCGACGCCTTCCGCGCCGGGTTCCTCTCGGGTCTGGCCTGGGGCGTCTCCCTGGAGCGGGCCGCGCAGGTCGGCTGCATGCTGGCGACGCTCGTCATCGAGACGGTGGGGACGCAGGAGTACCAGTTGCGGCGCGGGCATTTCATGGAGCGGTTCACCAAGGCGTACGGGGACGAGGCGGCGGCCGAGGTTCAGGCGCACCTGTCCTGA
- a CDS encoding cysteine desulfurase/sulfurtransferase TusA family protein — translation MAYFDAASAAPLHPVARQALLASLDEGWADPARLYREGRRARVLLDAAREAAAEAVGCRPDELAFTSSGTRAVHTGIAGALAGRRRVGRHLIVSAVEHSSVLHSAELFEAEGGTVTQVGVDRAGLVDPAAYGEALRADTALACLQSANHEVGTEQPVATVAERCREAGVPLLVDAAQSLGWGPVDGDWSLLTASAHKWGGPSGVGLLVVRKGVRFAPQGPADERESGRAAGFENIPAIVAAAASLRAVRAEAAAEAVRLRELTERIRARVPQLVPDVEVVGDPVRRLPGVVTFSCLYVDGEALLHELDREGFSVSSGSSCTSSTLTPSHVLRAMGVLSEGNVRVSLPAGVAEGDVERFLEVLPGAVAAVREKLGAPVASEVVREEEVLVVDSLGKRCPIPVIELAKVIGDVPVGGLVRVLADDEAARLDIPAWCEMRGQEYVGEDPADQGTAYLIRRST, via the coding sequence GTGGCCTACTTCGATGCTGCTTCCGCTGCTCCGCTTCATCCTGTCGCCCGGCAGGCCCTGCTGGCCTCGCTCGACGAGGGGTGGGCTGATCCCGCGCGGCTGTACCGGGAGGGGCGGCGGGCCCGTGTGCTGCTGGACGCGGCGCGGGAGGCCGCCGCCGAGGCGGTGGGGTGCCGGCCGGACGAGCTGGCCTTCACCTCGTCCGGAACCCGTGCCGTGCATACGGGCATCGCGGGGGCCCTGGCCGGGCGGCGGCGGGTCGGGCGCCACCTGATCGTGTCAGCGGTCGAACACTCCTCGGTACTGCATTCGGCGGAGCTCTTCGAGGCGGAGGGCGGGACCGTCACCCAGGTCGGGGTGGACCGCGCCGGCCTGGTGGACCCGGCGGCCTACGGCGAAGCCCTGCGGGCGGACACCGCGCTGGCGTGTCTGCAGTCGGCCAACCACGAGGTGGGGACCGAGCAGCCGGTCGCCACGGTGGCGGAGCGGTGCCGGGAGGCCGGGGTGCCGCTGCTGGTGGACGCGGCGCAGTCGCTGGGGTGGGGGCCGGTGGACGGGGACTGGTCGCTGCTGACGGCGAGCGCCCACAAGTGGGGCGGGCCGTCCGGGGTCGGGCTGCTCGTGGTCCGCAAGGGTGTGCGATTCGCCCCGCAAGGTCCGGCGGACGAGCGGGAGTCGGGGCGGGCGGCCGGTTTCGAGAACATCCCGGCGATCGTGGCGGCGGCGGCCTCCCTGCGGGCGGTGCGGGCCGAGGCGGCGGCGGAGGCCGTGCGGCTGCGGGAGCTGACGGAACGGATCCGGGCTCGGGTGCCACAGCTGGTGCCCGACGTGGAAGTGGTCGGCGATCCGGTGCGCCGGCTGCCCGGGGTGGTCACCTTCTCCTGTCTCTATGTCGACGGGGAGGCGCTGCTGCACGAGCTGGACCGGGAGGGTTTCTCCGTCTCGTCCGGTTCGTCCTGCACGAGCAGCACGCTGACGCCGAGCCATGTGCTGCGGGCGATGGGCGTGCTGAGTGAGGGGAATGTGCGGGTTTCGCTACCGGCGGGGGTGGCCGAGGGGGACGTGGAGAGGTTCCTGGAGGTGCTGCCCGGGGCGGTGGCGGCGGTGCGGGAGAAGTTGGGGGCGCCGGTTGCCTCCGAGGTCGTCCGCGAGGAGGAGGTCCTGGTCGTGGACTCCCTTGGCAAGCGGTGCCCGATCCCCGTCATCGAGCTGGCCAAGGTGATCGGTGACGTACCCGTGGGCGGCCTGGTGCGGGTCCTCGCGGACGACGAGGCGGCCCGCCTGGACATCCCGGCGTGGTGCGAGATGCGCGGCCAGGAGTACGTGGGGGAAGACCCGGCGGACCAAGGAACCGCATATTTGATCCGCCGATCGACCTGA
- the nadA gene encoding quinolinate synthase NadA — protein MTTAQTQELDVQPTPLALLLLGREADPRSERGVECPGDLPSPSDPDLVERARRAKEKLGNKVFVLGHHYQRDEVIQFADVTGDSFKLARDAAARPEAEYIVFCGVHFMAESADILTSDDQKVVLPDLAAGCSMADMATAEQVAECWDVLTEAGIAEQVVPVSYMNSSADIKAFTGKHGGTICTSSNAKRALDWAFEQGEKVLFLPDQHLGRNTAVRDMGMSLEDCVVYNPHKPNGGLTADELRAAKMILWRGHCSVHGRFSLDSVNDVRERIPGVNVLVHPECKHEVVAAADYVGSTEYIIKALEAAPAGSKWAIGTELNLVRRLANRFAPEGKEIVFLDKTVCFCSTMNRIDLPHLVWALESLAEGNLVNRIEVDKETEAFAKLALERMLALP, from the coding sequence GTGACCACCGCCCAGACCCAGGAGCTCGACGTACAGCCGACGCCCCTCGCCCTGCTGCTCCTCGGCCGTGAGGCCGACCCGAGGAGCGAGCGCGGCGTGGAGTGTCCCGGCGACCTGCCCTCGCCGTCCGACCCGGACCTGGTGGAGCGCGCTCGCCGGGCGAAGGAGAAGCTCGGGAACAAGGTCTTCGTGCTCGGCCACCACTACCAGCGCGACGAGGTCATCCAGTTCGCCGACGTGACCGGTGACTCGTTCAAGCTGGCCCGGGACGCGGCGGCGCGCCCGGAGGCCGAGTACATCGTCTTCTGCGGTGTGCACTTCATGGCGGAGTCCGCGGACATCCTGACGTCCGACGACCAGAAGGTCGTCCTGCCCGACCTCGCCGCCGGCTGCTCGATGGCCGACATGGCGACGGCCGAGCAGGTCGCCGAGTGCTGGGACGTGCTGACCGAGGCCGGCATAGCCGAGCAGGTCGTGCCCGTCTCGTACATGAACTCCTCCGCCGACATCAAGGCGTTCACGGGCAAGCACGGCGGCACGATCTGCACCTCCTCCAACGCCAAGCGCGCCCTGGACTGGGCCTTCGAGCAGGGCGAGAAGGTGCTGTTCCTGCCCGACCAGCACCTCGGGCGGAACACCGCGGTCCGGGACATGGGCATGTCCCTGGAGGACTGCGTCGTCTACAACCCGCACAAGCCGAACGGCGGTCTGACCGCCGACGAGCTGCGCGCGGCGAAGATGATCCTGTGGCGGGGCCACTGCTCGGTGCACGGACGCTTCAGCCTGGACTCGGTGAACGACGTGCGCGAGCGCATCCCCGGCGTGAACGTCCTCGTGCACCCCGAGTGCAAGCACGAGGTCGTGGCCGCGGCCGACTACGTCGGTTCGACGGAGTACATCATCAAGGCCCTGGAGGCCGCGCCGGCCGGCTCCAAGTGGGCCATCGGCACGGAGCTGAACCTGGTCCGCCGCCTGGCGAACCGTTTCGCGCCCGAGGGCAAGGAGATCGTCTTCCTCGACAAGACGGTCTGCTTCTGCTCGACCATGAACCGCATCGACCTCCCCCACCTGGTCTGGGCCCTGGAGTCGCTGGCCGAGGGCAACCTCGTCAACCGCATCGAGGTGGACAAGGAGACGGAGGCGTTCGCGAAGCTGGCGCTGGAGCGGATGCTGGCGCTGCCGTAG
- the coxB gene encoding cytochrome c oxidase subunit II — translation MSPNGSDRSPRRPMRRKLLQALTAGLVLATATGCSYNWEDFPRLGMPTPTTEEAPRILSLWQGSWAAALAVGVLVWGLILWSAFFHRRSRTKVEVPPQTRYNMPIEALYTVVPLIIVSVLFYFTARDESELLSLKKKPDVTVNVVGFQWSWCFNYIEPVAGSTGDAKKSPELDAIPDRFKDAFPANAGGVYDCGTPGTRNPQTNNPGPTLWLPKGKTVRFVLTSRDVIHSFWVVPFLMKQDVIPGHTNAFEVTPNKEGTFLGKCAELCGVDHSRMLFNVKVVSPERYEQHLKDLVDKQQTGYVPAGIAQTSHEKNRETNNL, via the coding sequence GTGAGTCCCAACGGCTCCGACCGCTCGCCGCGGCGCCCGATGCGGCGGAAGCTGCTGCAGGCACTGACCGCGGGCCTGGTCTTGGCGACAGCCACCGGTTGCTCGTACAACTGGGAAGACTTCCCCCGCCTTGGTATGCCCACCCCGACCACGGAAGAGGCTCCGCGGATCCTCTCCCTGTGGCAGGGGTCCTGGGCGGCTGCGCTCGCCGTCGGCGTGCTGGTGTGGGGTCTGATCCTGTGGAGTGCTTTCTTCCACCGGCGCAGCCGCACCAAGGTCGAGGTTCCTCCGCAGACCCGGTACAACATGCCCATCGAGGCGCTGTACACGGTCGTCCCGCTCATCATCGTCTCGGTGCTGTTCTACTTCACCGCCCGCGACGAGTCCGAGCTGCTCAGCCTCAAGAAGAAGCCCGACGTCACGGTCAACGTGGTCGGCTTCCAGTGGAGCTGGTGCTTCAACTACATCGAGCCGGTCGCCGGTTCCACGGGTGACGCCAAGAAGTCCCCGGAGCTCGACGCGATCCCCGACCGGTTCAAGGACGCCTTCCCGGCCAACGCCGGCGGCGTCTACGACTGCGGTACCCCCGGCACCCGGAACCCGCAGACCAACAACCCGGGCCCGACGCTGTGGCTGCCCAAGGGCAAGACGGTCCGCTTCGTGCTGACCTCGCGTGACGTCATCCACTCCTTCTGGGTGGTGCCGTTCCTGATGAAGCAGGACGTCATCCCGGGCCACACCAACGCCTTCGAGGTGACCCCCAACAAGGAGGGCACCTTCCTGGGCAAGTGCGCCGAGCTCTGCGGCGTCGACCACTCTCGGATGCTGTTCAACGTGAAGGTGGTCTCCCCCGAGCGCTACGAGCAGCACCTCAAGGACCTCGTGGACAAGCAGCAGACCGGTTACGTTCCCGCCGGCATCGCGCAGACGAGCCACGAGAAGAACCGGGAGACGAACAACCTGTGA
- a CDS encoding response regulator transcription factor — MTIRVLLADDQALLRSAFRVLVDSEPDMEVVGEASDGAEAVRLTKERHADVVLMDIRMPGTDGLAATRMISADPELADVRVVILTTFEVDDYVVQSLRAGASGFLGKGAEPEELLNAIRIAAGGQALLSPAATTGLIARFLAQADPADGDRDPAGGERLDSLTGREREVLVQVAGGHSNDEIAERLEVSPLTVKTHVNRAMAKLGARDRAQLVVMAYESGLVRPRVE; from the coding sequence ATGACGATCCGTGTCCTGCTCGCCGACGACCAGGCGCTGCTGCGCAGCGCCTTTCGCGTGCTCGTCGACTCCGAGCCCGACATGGAGGTGGTCGGCGAGGCGTCCGACGGCGCGGAGGCGGTCCGGCTGACGAAGGAGCGGCACGCCGACGTCGTCCTCATGGACATCCGCATGCCCGGCACCGACGGCCTCGCGGCGACCCGCATGATCAGCGCCGACCCGGAACTCGCCGACGTCCGCGTGGTCATCCTGACGACCTTCGAGGTCGACGACTACGTCGTGCAGTCGCTGCGCGCCGGCGCCTCCGGCTTCCTCGGGAAGGGGGCCGAGCCCGAGGAACTGCTGAACGCCATCCGGATCGCGGCCGGCGGGCAGGCCCTGCTGTCCCCGGCGGCCACCACGGGCCTGATCGCCCGGTTCCTCGCCCAGGCGGACCCGGCCGACGGCGACCGCGATCCGGCCGGCGGCGAGCGGCTCGACTCGCTCACCGGACGCGAGCGGGAGGTGCTGGTCCAGGTCGCCGGCGGCCACTCCAACGACGAGATCGCCGAGCGGCTGGAGGTCAGCCCGCTGACGGTGAAGACGCACGTCAACCGGGCCATGGCCAAGCTGGGCGCCCGGGACCGGGCCCAGCTCGTGGTGATGGCGTACGAATCCGGCCTGGTCCGTCCAAGGGTGGAGTGA
- the ctaD gene encoding cytochrome c oxidase subunit I — translation MSILNEPQGAAAAGSHYEDELPVRRQNRGSVVVKWLTTTDHKTIGTLYLATSFAFFVIGGVMALFMRAELARPGLQIMSNEQFNQAFTMHGTIMLLMFATPLFAGFANWIMPLQIGAPDVAFPRLNMFAYWLYLFGSLIAVGGFLTPQGAADFGWFAYSPLSDAVRSPGIGADMWIMGLAFSGFGTILGSVNFITTIICMRAPGMTMFRMPIFTWNVLLTGVLVLLAFPVLAAALFALEADRKFGAHVFDSANGGALLWQHLFWFFGHPEVYIIALPFFGIISEVIPVFSRKPMFGYTGLIGATIAIAGLSVTVWAHHMYVTGGVLLPFFSFMTFLIAVPTGVKFFNWIGTMWKGSLSFETPMLWATGFLITFTFGGLTGVILASPPMDFHVSDSYFVVAHFHYVVFGTVVFAMFSGFHFWWPKWTGKMLDERLGKITFWTLFIGFHGTFLVQHWLGAEGMPRRYADYLAADGFTALNTISTISSFLLGMSILPFFYNVWKTAKYGKPVGVDDPWGYGRSLEWATSCPPPRHNFITMPRIRSESPAFDLHHPEIAALDQLENVGHGDKALAGGKEAGK, via the coding sequence GTGAGCATCCTCAACGAACCCCAGGGTGCCGCGGCAGCAGGGTCCCACTACGAGGACGAGTTGCCGGTCCGGCGCCAGAACCGCGGCAGTGTCGTGGTCAAGTGGCTGACGACGACGGACCACAAGACGATCGGCACGCTGTACCTGGCGACGTCGTTCGCGTTCTTCGTCATCGGTGGCGTGATGGCGCTGTTCATGCGCGCCGAGCTCGCCCGGCCTGGTCTGCAGATCATGTCGAACGAGCAGTTCAACCAGGCGTTCACGATGCACGGCACGATCATGCTGCTGATGTTCGCGACGCCGCTGTTCGCCGGCTTCGCGAACTGGATCATGCCGCTGCAGATCGGCGCGCCGGACGTGGCGTTCCCGCGGCTGAACATGTTCGCCTACTGGCTGTACCTGTTCGGCTCGCTGATCGCGGTGGGCGGCTTCCTCACGCCGCAGGGCGCGGCCGACTTCGGCTGGTTCGCCTACAGCCCGCTGTCGGACGCGGTCCGCTCGCCGGGCATCGGCGCCGACATGTGGATCATGGGTCTGGCCTTCTCCGGCTTCGGCACCATCCTCGGCTCGGTCAACTTCATCACCACGATCATCTGCATGCGCGCCCCGGGCATGACGATGTTCCGCATGCCGATCTTCACCTGGAACGTGCTGCTGACCGGTGTGCTGGTCCTGCTCGCCTTCCCGGTCCTCGCGGCCGCGCTGTTCGCCCTGGAGGCGGACCGCAAGTTCGGCGCCCACGTCTTCGACTCCGCCAACGGCGGCGCGTTGCTGTGGCAACACCTCTTCTGGTTCTTCGGCCATCCAGAGGTGTACATCATCGCCCTGCCGTTCTTCGGGATCATCTCCGAGGTCATCCCGGTCTTCTCCCGCAAGCCGATGTTCGGTTACACGGGTCTGATCGGCGCGACCATCGCGATCGCGGGTCTGTCCGTGACGGTGTGGGCGCACCACATGTACGTCACCGGCGGTGTGCTGCTGCCGTTCTTCTCCTTCATGACGTTCCTCATCGCGGTCCCGACCGGTGTGAAGTTCTTCAACTGGATCGGCACGATGTGGAAGGGCTCGCTGTCCTTCGAGACGCCGATGCTCTGGGCGACCGGCTTCCTGATCACCTTCACCTTCGGTGGTCTGACCGGTGTCATCCTGGCCTCGCCGCCGATGGACTTCCACGTCTCCGACTCGTACTTCGTGGTGGCCCACTTCCACTACGTCGTCTTCGGCACCGTGGTCTTCGCGATGTTCTCCGGCTTCCACTTCTGGTGGCCGAAGTGGACCGGCAAGATGCTCGACGAGCGCCTCGGCAAGATCACCTTCTGGACGCTGTTCATCGGCTTCCACGGCACGTTCCTGGTCCAGCACTGGCTGGGCGCCGAGGGCATGCCGCGCCGGTACGCCGACTACCTGGCGGCCGACGGCTTCACCGCGCTGAACACGATCTCGACGATCAGCTCGTTCCTGCTCGGCATGTCGATCCTGCCGTTCTTCTACAACGTGTGGAAGACGGCCAAGTACGGCAAGCCGGTCGGCGTCGACGACCCGTGGGGCTACGGCCGCTCCCTGGAGTGGGCCACCTCCTGCCCGCCGCCGCGGCACAACTTCATCACCATGCCGCGGATCCGCAGTGAATCCCCGGCGTTCGACCTGCACCACCCGGAGATCGCCGCCCTCGACCAGCTCGAGAACGTGGGCCACGGCGACAAGGCTCTGGCTGGCGGCAAGGAGGCCGGCAAGTGA